The Ischnura elegans chromosome 1, ioIscEleg1.1, whole genome shotgun sequence genome contains a region encoding:
- the LOC124173837 gene encoding uncharacterized protein LOC124173837 produces the protein MPFVVAEFLPHREFKDVTVQTIPACWIVGENVTRYPPPGYSWVAMSRLIHKEVAPKDNWEILGVKFVSPNFDSYLEAVSVERKAAECSDTHLEVVLESMAGEERKRKRKAKKICYPSELITNTSVDEDNCWISDPPHLPGTYVFTYIS, from the exons atgcCATTTGTGGTGGCTGAGTTTTTACCTCACCGGGAATTCAAGGACGTCACCGTCCAGACAATTCCAGCCTGCTGGATAGTTGGTGAGAATGTAACCAGGTACCCACCCCCTGGGTACTCCTGGGTTGCAATGAGCCGACTAATCCATAAAGAGGTTGCTCCCAAGGATAACTGGGAAATACTGGGGGTGAAGTTTGTTTCCCCCAACTTTG ATTCTTATTTGGAAGCAGTGAGTGTAGAGCGCAAGGCTGCTGAGTGTAGTGACACTCACCTTGAAGTGGTACTGGAGAGCATGGctggtgaggagaggaagcggaAAAGGAAAGCTAAAAAAATCTGTTACCCAAGCGAGCTCATCACTAATACGAGTGTAGACGAAGATAATTGTTGGATTAGTGATCCTCCTCATTTGCCAGGTACATATGTCTTCACATACATTTCTTAg